TAGAAATCCAAAAGTAGTTCCCTGTAAAAAGATCAAACTAAGAGGTTATTCTTACTCAGCTGTCTAATAAGTTCCTCAACTACTTGCACAACTCTTCATATCAATGTCAGTATACTACAGAAGAATTTCGTTTTGATCATGCCTCATAATGCCACCATCTTCTCCATTTGCCAAAGGTTTGTATAGAGATTCAATCATTTCAACCTTTGATGATTGCGTACGAACAGCTGCTCTGTACCTTGATATCAGTGGCCAAGATCTAGATCCAACAACCTAGAAAAGAATACAAAGGTAAGATGGCAAATACTAAGCATTACAAATTAGTATGTGCAGAAAATAAAACGCTGAGTAGCATAATTACAGCAGCAATAGATGGAATATCTGAGCGGCCAGGAGATCCATGAGAGACATCCATCCCCAAGATCATTGTTGGAGTATCCTTGATAAGTGGGATGCGTGAGGGTCGCTCTATTGACAACAATGAATTGATCCCTCCAAGCTATGAAACAAGACATGAAAACATCACGATACTGAAACAACCACCTAATATCTTCAGACTTTTGTTGAACCAATTACCTTGGAATTGATTTTAAGAAGCACATTTGTGAGATATTGGTCATTGATCTTGGTAGGTGACAAGCATTGAGTAACGATACCAAGATCACTGAGATTCCTTTTCTTCCAAGGGCCTTGATGTGACAAAGACAACTCAATCAGTATAAGTTTTTCACCTTACCCAGAAAAATTGAATGCATGACTTCAAAATACCATATAAATCAGAATTTTTCCGCTCTGGCAACACACACAGCAGAAATTCAGGAGGACCAGGAAGTTTGGACATAATCAGTTCAAACATCTTCTCAACTCGTACTGCAGGGCTTAACCTTCGATTTTGTGGGTCTTCCTCTATCAGTGAATATGGTCGCTCAATATGctaaaggaaaaacaaaaatcttTCAGAACATGTTTATGTACGAAATGAAGTAATAGAAAGCCAGAATTTTTCTTAACGTACAATGCCCTTGTTTCTTCCACAGTTGATAAGCTCCCTCGAAAGATAACTGGTGTCACAACGGGCAGAGAAGTTGACAACTGCCCAACGTTCTATCCTGATGGGATCTACAAGTTTctttagaagaagaaaaaagtatGAGAACACATTAGAACTAAATTTCTTAGATCTCATGCAGAGTCACCATATTAGATAAAAGCATAAAAATTTGATGAATTTAGCGTAACCCTATTGACCTTCTTTCTGTCCCACTTTTCCACCCAAAAGGCATCCCTAACTTTGTTCACAAAGAAAAGTAGGTATAAAGATCCAAACACAGAAGAAATCTGCTAATGTAGCATGCGTTTAACTATCATGATCCTTAAAATTGCAATTTGCAAGAGCCCCAAGCTCTAGGTTAACCGTTTTAACATGTCAGGGGCTGATGGTACCTTCTTGTTGAAGTTCCAACGGCCATTACATGGGAAGCAATCTTCATTGTTACCAACCTTCAACTGTAATTTGCAAGGAGAAAACGAAACAAGACCACATAAAAAATAAGCATATCATAAGTCACAGAACTTCATCATTTGAAGATAACTGAATTATCACCTTAGGTGCCTCAAGGACACGGCCATCAACTTGAGTAAGCTGTTTCTCAATGCATATGCCACAAGCAGAGAGGATAGGGTCATCATCATACCGATAGTTTTTCATAGCCTGCCAAGTTGCAAATAAAGATCAAAAACTAAGAATACAAAGGAAGCTCAAATTGGGCATCAGATTGAAGTAACATACATTGGTTACAACTTGTATTCTCTCTGGAGGCTTCTGCCTAGACTTTTCAACTAGAGATGCCCTCTGCATTGAGGTTAAAGCCTTTGTGTATCGTTGGAGAGATACAAGAGAACACAACtggaataaagaaaaatattcaATTAAGTTGTTAAAAACTAAGAAAGGGACATATCTAGCCAAAGGATGCTAAAGGGAGGTTGGAAGAGAAATCAGGGGGAAAAGTTCACATACCTCCAAAGGCAGATAGTTTGGTCGTTTAGGCTTTCCGACATCAAGGCATGGCATGTATGCAGACGAATGAAGTTCTATGTTTCGATGTTTTGTAAAATACTCATAAACTGTGACCTCTACAGTCTCTCCTCCATCATGTTGATCAGTACCACTTTTCACTTTCATAGAAAAACTAAACCAAAAATAAGAATCATTCTCAGAATTAAGAACAAATGGTGTATTTTGTGTGTGCATGTATATATATCTCATGCACATACATATGTTTGCTCCAATTATAAATACATTATTTGATAACCACTTACAATTGCTGATTGCAAGGCTTTTCACTTAAACCTATGATCTTGAATTCCATGTTGTTGTGCCTTGCCTTTACCCTCATATTTTTCAACATCTTCTTTGCCTGTAGATTTtaagttaaaaaataattagaaaCAGAAAGACAGTGATAGTTTATGTAATTGGACAGTTCTCTACCTTCACCCAATCAATAAAACGAGGTTCTTTTGCATTTTGGTTTGCAAGTAGAAAGTTAATTACAGGCCCAGGTGTCAGGATCATTGTTGTAGATACATCTGTATTAAGAAACTAAAGGAGCATTAACAAGTAGAAGCATTTTTCTGAAGCTTGTATGGGTATATCTAAGGACAAAAGTTGAATTATACCCATATTCAAGGACAAGCCTCCATGAGTGGGCCGAAAGCTTGAATAAAATCCCCGACAACCAGTAACACCACCTCCAACCTCAGTAAATAACCTCGAATCATCATGAAAGAATGACTGCCTGACCAAAAGGCAACCCCTGCACCCAATACCAGGATTATAGAGTtttgagaaaagagaaacttgtTACTGATAACCAAAATGGAGAAAGTTCATTTATACCTATTAGCAGCTTGTTGTCTCAGCACAATGTCAAGAACTCTCAGTGCATCTTGAACCTTTTCTGGTTCAGCTCCTTGAAGAGCAAGAGAGATGGACTTCAAGGGTACTTTGGCAGCGTAACTGATCGCAACTTTAAAGGTTTTTGATTGTAGAGAATGCTTTGCTCTTTTACCAGACTCACTAGGACTCCCGGTCTGAGAAGGGCTCCCCCTtcaaaggacaaaaaaaaaaattttgacagagaaTTAACGCAATGTTTTCTATGAGATCTGAAAAATCTAGTAAAAACATATGCTCAACTAAGTCCTACTCACCGTTTAACCATGGACTCCTCCAGAACTACTGGGAACTCTAAGTTGTTATGAGGCAGAGGCCCTACAGTGTATAAAGCTTTTTCTCCATCATATGCAAATCTCTTTCCAGCTAAATCAGAGAAATAGATTTGGTAAAGTTTATCCATAATTTTTCTCCCAATTCCCTTGCTGTCAACAGTTTTCCCTAGCTCAGAACTAATAGAAACCTGCAAAGATTTTATACAATGAACTTGATGTAGAAGATTATTGGCCTAGAAAGTAGAGAATCACAGCCAAGGGAAATCCTACAGTATATTGGTAAAAAATCTCATCTGGATGCTTGAGAGAAACTCTGAAATGGTTACTGAGCAGAGAGATAGGTCGCCCTGTTTTCCCAAATCCTGGCCTACTGATTATGCTGCGGTTTGGCCTATCTGCTTTCTCAGGCTTTACACTTGGTGGTATGACAGGTGGTGGTGCAGGCAAAGGTTGAGAATCACACTCGTTACCGTCCTTCTCCATCCTTCACACAAAATTAAGAGCTGCAACATACAAACATGAAGCATATTCATCGTTGTCATGGCCACAAGTAATAATCAATATTACATAGACATGCTCCCGATCATAaacaatttttttccaaaagcaACATATTGTGAGTTT
Above is a genomic segment from Coffea eugenioides isolate CCC68of chromosome 5, Ceug_1.0, whole genome shotgun sequence containing:
- the LOC113770741 gene encoding protein argonaute 16; its protein translation is MEKDGNECDSQPLPAPPPVIPPSVKPEKADRPNRSIISRPGFGKTGRPISLLSNHFRVSLKHPDEIFYQYTVSISSELGKTVDSKGIGRKIMDKLYQIYFSDLAGKRFAYDGEKALYTVGPLPHNNLEFPVVLEESMVKRGSPSQTGSPSESGKRAKHSLQSKTFKVAISYAAKVPLKSISLALQGAEPEKVQDALRVLDIVLRQQAANRGCLLVRQSFFHDDSRLFTEVGGGVTGCRGFYSSFRPTHGGLSLNMDVSTTMILTPGPVINFLLANQNAKEPRFIDWVKAKKMLKNMRVKARHNNMEFKIIGLSEKPCNQQFFSMKVKSGTDQHDGGETVEVTVYEYFTKHRNIELHSSAYMPCLDVGKPKRPNYLPLELCSLVSLQRYTKALTSMQRASLVEKSRQKPPERIQVVTNAMKNYRYDDDPILSACGICIEKQLTQVDGRVLEAPKLKVGNNEDCFPCNGRWNFNKKKLVDPIRIERWAVVNFSARCDTSYLSRELINCGRNKGIHIERPYSLIEEDPQNRRLSPAVRVEKMFELIMSKLPGPPEFLLCVLPERKNSDLYGPWKKRNLSDLGIVTQCLSPTKINDQYLTNVLLKINSKLGGINSLLSIERPSRIPLIKDTPTMILGMDVSHGSPGRSDIPSIAAVVGSRSWPLISRYRAAVRTQSSKVEMIESLYKPLANGEDGGIMRELLLDFYGTSNGYKPAQVIVFRDGVSESQFSKVLNFELNQMIKAYEHLGEVNFPKFTVIVAQKNHHTKLFQNNASENVPPGTVVDTKIVHPRNYDFYMCAQAGMIGTSRPAHYHVLLDEIGFSPDDLQQLILSLSYVYQRSTSAISIVAPVCYAHLAAQQMGQFIKFEDFSETSSGHKSGVTSVGSISVPELPRLDEKVAGSMFFC